In Qipengyuania psychrotolerans, one DNA window encodes the following:
- a CDS encoding Leu/Phe/Val dehydrogenase yields MTAFWTESDYDDHELVQLVRDAKSGLTAIIALHSTHLGPGAGGTRFWHYAEPDAAMRDALRLSRGMSYKNAMAGLPMGGGKAVILADSDKTKTPEMLAAFADAVEALGGQYVTAEDVGISEADMATVAQRTQYVSGLPVQGENAAGGDPGPFTALGIFLGIKAAVKYKLGKDSMDGVHVALQGVGSVGGGVARLLAKEGAKLTLSDINHDRCEALATELGADFVESDAIMSVPCDVFSPNALGAILDEDGIGRLDCKIVAGGANNQLKRAEHGPMLAKRGILYAPDYVINAGGIISVTLEYLCRQDEAPCDINEVRKRIALIPGRLEQIWQKSDETGESSDQVADRMAQALIGR; encoded by the coding sequence ATGACGGCTTTCTGGACCGAATCGGATTACGACGACCACGAGCTGGTTCAGCTTGTGCGAGACGCGAAGAGCGGCCTGACTGCCATTATTGCGCTTCATTCCACCCATCTGGGTCCCGGCGCGGGCGGCACTCGCTTCTGGCATTATGCCGAGCCCGACGCCGCCATGCGCGATGCCCTGCGCCTCTCGCGCGGCATGAGCTACAAGAACGCTATGGCAGGCCTGCCGATGGGGGGCGGCAAGGCCGTGATCCTTGCGGATTCCGACAAGACCAAGACGCCCGAAATGCTCGCCGCCTTTGCCGACGCGGTCGAGGCGCTGGGCGGTCAGTACGTGACGGCTGAAGACGTGGGGATATCGGAAGCTGACATGGCAACCGTGGCCCAGCGCACGCAGTATGTATCCGGCCTTCCCGTGCAGGGCGAGAATGCCGCTGGCGGGGACCCGGGTCCGTTTACCGCACTCGGCATTTTCCTCGGCATCAAGGCAGCGGTCAAATACAAGCTCGGGAAAGACAGCATGGACGGCGTCCATGTTGCGCTTCAGGGCGTGGGCAGTGTCGGCGGCGGTGTCGCCCGGTTGCTCGCCAAGGAGGGGGCCAAACTGACCCTGTCCGACATTAATCATGACCGGTGCGAAGCGCTGGCAACTGAACTCGGCGCCGATTTCGTCGAAAGTGACGCGATCATGTCGGTGCCGTGTGATGTTTTCAGCCCCAACGCACTTGGTGCGATCCTGGATGAAGACGGCATTGGCCGTCTCGATTGCAAGATTGTTGCAGGCGGGGCGAACAACCAGCTCAAGCGCGCCGAACATGGCCCCATGTTGGCAAAACGCGGCATCCTCTACGCGCCCGATTACGTGATCAACGCGGGCGGCATCATTTCTGTGACGCTCGAATATCTGTGCCGTCAGGACGAGGCGCCCTGTGATATCAACGAAGTACGCAAGCGTATCGCGCTGATCCCGGGCAGGCTCGAGCAGATCTGGCAGAAAAGCGACGAGACCGGCGAATCGTCCGATCAGGTCGCCGACCGCATGGCTCAAGCGCTCATCGGGCGCTGA
- a CDS encoding prolyl hydroxylase family protein, giving the protein MIGPGESSAEILLARPGVQRIPTNKLELFQSRGFVSPELCARLIALIEQDRRPSTLADAGDDHYFRTSETCDLDADEPAVREMESLFAALGGIDPAHGEPLQGQRYDLGQEFKPHCDYFNRSGQDWERYCSVAGQRTWTFMVYLNEVEAGGATRFKAISKSFHPETGKLLCWNNWRADGSENPNTIHHGMKVRKGVKYVITKWYREQPWGW; this is encoded by the coding sequence ATGATCGGACCAGGCGAATCTTCAGCTGAAATCTTGCTCGCGAGGCCGGGCGTGCAGCGCATACCCACCAACAAGCTCGAACTGTTTCAATCGCGCGGCTTTGTCAGCCCGGAACTGTGCGCCAGGCTCATCGCGCTTATCGAGCAGGACCGCCGACCATCCACTCTCGCCGACGCGGGCGACGACCACTATTTTCGCACCAGCGAAACCTGCGACCTTGATGCCGACGAACCAGCGGTGCGCGAGATGGAATCCCTCTTCGCCGCACTCGGCGGCATTGATCCTGCCCACGGCGAACCGTTGCAAGGCCAACGCTACGATCTGGGGCAGGAATTCAAACCGCACTGCGACTATTTCAACCGCAGCGGTCAGGATTGGGAAAGATACTGCTCCGTCGCAGGACAGCGCACCTGGACCTTCATGGTTTACTTGAACGAGGTCGAGGCTGGCGGCGCGACCCGCTTCAAGGCGATCTCGAAAAGCTTTCACCCGGAAACCGGCAAACTTCTCTGCTGGAACAACTGGCGCGCGGACGGAAGCGAGAACCCGAATACGATCCATCACGGCATGAAAGTGCGCAAAGGCGTGAAATATGTCATAACCAAATGGTACCGCGAACAACCATGGGGTTGGTGA
- a CDS encoding TraR/DksA family transcriptional regulator, whose product MTDYSDLSDRLRTRLNDLLERAEIIEDDLRHPLEADSSEQAVDLADDEALEGVDEILRAEIVQIRYALQRIENGTYGVCSSCGKEIARARLEARPIATRCIDCAD is encoded by the coding sequence ATGACCGATTATTCCGATCTATCAGACCGTCTGCGCACACGCCTGAACGACCTTCTCGAACGGGCAGAAATCATCGAAGATGATCTGCGTCACCCGCTCGAGGCCGATTCGAGCGAACAGGCGGTTGATCTGGCCGATGACGAGGCATTAGAAGGTGTCGACGAAATCCTGCGCGCAGAAATTGTTCAGATCCGGTATGCGCTGCAGAGGATCGAGAACGGAACTTACGGTGTATGCAGCAGTTGCGGCAAGGAAATCGCCCGGGCGCGATTGGAGGCCCGACCTATCGCAACGCGCTGCATCGATTGCGCTGACTGA
- the rpmE gene encoding 50S ribosomal protein L31: MKAEGHPDYHTITVKMTDGTEFQTRSTWGSEGDTLTLEIDPTSHPAWTGGKQQLQEGGRVAAFNKRFGGISLKK, encoded by the coding sequence ATGAAGGCCGAAGGTCACCCCGATTATCACACAATCACGGTCAAAATGACCGATGGTACCGAATTCCAGACGCGCTCCACCTGGGGCAGCGAAGGCGATACGCTGACACTGGAAATCGACCCGACCAGCCACCCGGCATGGACCGGCGGCAAGCAGCAGCTTCAGGAAGGCGGCCGCGTCGCAGCCTTCAACAAGCGCTTCGGTGGCATCAGCCTCAAGAAGTAA
- the fabZ gene encoding 3-hydroxyacyl-ACP dehydratase FabZ, producing the protein MSETGFDVVEVLKRLPHRYPLLLVDRVKELVIDERIHAVKAVSFNEDFFQGHFPGSPIMPGVLQIEALAQAAGVLAVESLGLAGSGKLVYFMAIENAKFRAPVTPGVLLDLEAEFVQKRSRVCKFAGKASVEGKVTCEVQFTAMIADAPE; encoded by the coding sequence ATGAGCGAGACCGGATTCGACGTCGTCGAGGTGCTGAAGCGCCTACCGCACCGCTACCCCCTGCTTCTGGTCGACCGCGTGAAGGAGCTCGTCATCGACGAGCGTATCCATGCGGTGAAGGCAGTCAGCTTCAACGAAGACTTTTTCCAGGGACATTTTCCCGGTTCGCCGATTATGCCCGGCGTCCTCCAGATCGAAGCACTGGCTCAGGCCGCCGGCGTTCTGGCGGTTGAGAGCCTTGGCCTGGCAGGCTCTGGCAAGCTGGTCTACTTCATGGCGATCGAGAACGCCAAGTTCCGCGCCCCGGTGACACCAGGCGTGCTGCTCGATCTTGAGGCTGAGTTTGTCCAGAAGCGATCGCGCGTCTGCAAGTTCGCCGGCAAGGCGAGCGTGGAAGGCAAGGTCACCTGCGAAGTGCAATTCACCGCGATGATCGCTGACGCCCCGGAATAG
- a CDS encoding OmpH family outer membrane protein, with protein MKLISKTLAAASLATVAMAAAPAAAQVSGNMGVVSAPAAIAATNARATAYQQISTTYASQIQQIQQKQQQAQALLVQLDTNSDGQLDQAEQQAAQNAPQAQQIQTLERETAQLSNQVDLARIYAVEQILMQYGAALETVVQQDNLQIVLSPDAVQYSVPAANVTQKVVNALNARVPSVQITPPQEWQPSQQTVNAYQQIQQILMVAAARQQQAAQQQQQPASNGR; from the coding sequence ATGAAACTGATTTCCAAGACACTCGCCGCTGCGAGCCTCGCCACTGTTGCCATGGCCGCCGCACCTGCCGCCGCACAGGTTAGCGGCAACATGGGCGTCGTGAGTGCGCCGGCTGCGATCGCTGCGACCAACGCGCGCGCAACTGCCTACCAGCAGATTTCCACGACCTATGCTTCGCAGATCCAGCAGATCCAGCAGAAGCAGCAGCAGGCGCAGGCCCTGCTTGTGCAGCTCGACACCAATAGCGATGGACAGCTCGATCAGGCTGAGCAGCAGGCAGCGCAGAATGCGCCGCAGGCTCAGCAGATCCAGACGCTGGAACGCGAAACGGCGCAGCTCTCGAACCAGGTTGACCTGGCGCGCATCTATGCTGTCGAGCAAATCCTCATGCAGTACGGCGCCGCACTGGAAACGGTTGTCCAGCAGGATAACCTCCAGATCGTGCTTTCGCCCGATGCGGTCCAGTACTCGGTCCCCGCCGCCAATGTGACCCAGAAGGTCGTCAACGCGCTTAACGCCCGTGTGCCTTCGGTTCAGATCACTCCCCCGCAGGAATGGCAGCCGAGCCAGCAGACGGTTAATGCTTACCAGCAGATCCAGCAGATCCTGATGGTTGCAGCCGCTCGTCAGCAGCAGGCCGCTCAGCAGCAGCAGCAGCCGGCTTCCAACGGCCGTTAA
- the bamA gene encoding outer membrane protein assembly factor BamA, whose protein sequence is MTGFANAASETKPHGARFVAGLLAGTVLASLPTIAFAQDTDATAPQAQEAPEAEAQASVMQQDTVRTIAVAGAQRLEPQTILSYIRLRTGQPYTQAAGDEVLKDLYATELFSNVSVTNNNGNVVITVVENPVINRIILEGNERIKNDKILPEIRLAPRQIFTRSKVRADVSRILELYKRQGRFAATVEPQLVQLSQNRVDIVYEIEEGPKSKIRQINIIGNEAFSDSDLRGEMVTKQSRLWTFFSSNTSYDPDRLAFDQQQLRTFYLTQGYADFRVVSAVAELTPDKEDFIITYVVEEGERYKFGDVSVESQLRDFDSESMTARLPMQTGEWYDAERVESTVEQMTDLAGTFGYAFADVAPQFVRNPETLTMDVNFVIREAPRVYVERIDVNGNTLTQDKVVRREFRVAEGDAFNTLAINRSEARIRSLGYFQENFEITQVEGSAPDRVILEANIEEQPTGELQLSAGFSSIQSFILAGSIRQRNFRGRGQTVGLSLNYSRFSKSANVSFSEPYVFDRNISLGADIYHREYDNDFFATDFNRYKQATTGFSVRAGVPLSEYMSLVGSYTLQYEDVSIGDAFFEDTNGDGIEECLQSRFICEAVGQRTASILGATLNYNSLDSGIRPTRGETISVTGEFAGLGGNVKYLRMRSRMGKFFNLGSGLIFSLNAEGGWIHALSNNPNPGFDDVRLTDRFFLGEPQFRGFDIRGVGPRVVRLQYLDDDADPTTPRILETIDQFRQNDNRQFDDALGGRAYYLARAELEIPLGSGVREMGIRPSLWVDVGSLFAIDTPQLDNFPNSFQASSGGRLIYLGPLYDLETGDPIVDADGNPQIGRTFDQFDADGNANEADLDANGFYREVLFGDSISPRITAGLGVNWNSPFGPFRIDLSQTIKKQPGDDTKTISFNVGTQF, encoded by the coding sequence ATGACTGGATTTGCGAACGCCGCGAGCGAGACGAAACCCCATGGTGCGCGGTTCGTCGCCGGACTGTTGGCCGGCACCGTGCTGGCAAGTCTGCCGACCATAGCCTTTGCCCAGGATACGGATGCTACCGCTCCGCAGGCGCAGGAAGCTCCTGAAGCAGAGGCCCAGGCCTCTGTCATGCAGCAGGACACGGTGCGCACTATCGCAGTTGCCGGTGCCCAGCGTCTCGAGCCGCAGACCATCTTGTCCTACATTCGCCTGCGCACCGGACAGCCCTACACCCAGGCCGCTGGCGACGAGGTGCTCAAGGATCTCTACGCGACCGAGTTGTTCTCCAACGTCAGCGTGACGAACAACAATGGCAATGTGGTCATAACCGTGGTCGAAAACCCGGTCATCAACCGCATCATCCTCGAGGGCAACGAGCGGATCAAGAACGACAAGATCCTTCCTGAAATCCGCCTTGCTCCGCGCCAGATTTTCACGCGTTCGAAAGTGCGCGCCGACGTTTCGCGGATTCTTGAGCTCTATAAGCGCCAGGGCCGTTTTGCCGCCACGGTCGAGCCGCAGCTGGTCCAGCTGAGCCAGAACCGTGTGGATATCGTCTACGAGATCGAAGAAGGTCCCAAGTCGAAGATCCGCCAGATCAACATCATCGGCAACGAAGCGTTCTCGGACAGCGACCTGCGCGGTGAAATGGTCACCAAGCAATCGCGTCTGTGGACGTTCTTCAGCTCCAACACGAGCTACGATCCCGATCGCCTTGCGTTCGACCAGCAGCAGCTGCGGACATTCTACCTGACGCAGGGCTATGCCGACTTCCGTGTCGTCTCCGCCGTGGCTGAACTTACGCCGGACAAGGAAGACTTCATCATCACGTACGTGGTGGAAGAAGGCGAACGTTACAAATTCGGCGACGTTAGCGTCGAGAGCCAGCTGCGTGATTTCGACAGCGAATCGATGACTGCGCGGCTGCCCATGCAGACCGGCGAATGGTACGATGCCGAGCGCGTGGAGAGCACGGTCGAGCAGATGACCGACCTTGCCGGTACCTTCGGATATGCTTTCGCCGATGTGGCACCGCAGTTCGTGCGCAACCCTGAAACCCTGACGATGGACGTCAATTTCGTCATTCGCGAAGCGCCGCGTGTTTACGTTGAGCGGATTGACGTGAACGGCAATACGCTGACGCAGGACAAGGTTGTCCGTCGCGAGTTCCGTGTCGCCGAAGGCGATGCGTTCAACACGCTCGCTATCAATCGTTCGGAAGCGCGCATCAGGTCGCTGGGTTACTTCCAGGAGAACTTCGAAATTACGCAGGTCGAGGGCAGTGCCCCTGACCGCGTTATCCTCGAGGCGAACATCGAAGAACAGCCGACCGGCGAATTGCAGCTGTCGGCGGGCTTCTCCTCCATTCAGAGCTTTATTCTTGCCGGCTCAATTCGCCAGCGGAACTTCCGCGGCCGCGGCCAGACGGTCGGGCTGAGCCTCAACTATTCGCGTTTTTCCAAATCGGCGAATGTCAGCTTCTCCGAACCTTATGTGTTCGACCGGAATATCTCGCTCGGTGCAGACATTTACCACCGCGAATATGACAACGACTTTTTCGCGACGGACTTCAATCGCTACAAACAGGCTACCACCGGCTTCTCGGTCCGGGCCGGTGTGCCGCTGTCCGAGTATATGTCCCTCGTCGGTAGCTACACTCTCCAGTACGAAGACGTATCCATTGGCGATGCGTTCTTCGAAGACACCAATGGCGACGGAATCGAAGAGTGTCTGCAGTCACGCTTCATCTGTGAAGCGGTTGGCCAGCGCACGGCGTCGATCCTGGGCGCAACGCTGAATTACAATTCGCTCGATAGCGGTATCCGGCCGACACGCGGCGAAACGATCAGCGTGACTGGCGAATTTGCCGGCCTCGGCGGCAATGTGAAATACTTGCGGATGCGTTCGCGCATGGGCAAATTCTTCAACCTCGGCAGCGGGCTGATCTTCTCGCTAAATGCTGAAGGCGGCTGGATTCACGCGCTCAGCAACAATCCGAACCCCGGTTTCGACGATGTGCGCCTGACCGACCGGTTCTTCCTTGGTGAGCCACAGTTCCGCGGGTTCGACATTCGCGGCGTAGGTCCGCGAGTGGTGCGTCTGCAATATCTCGATGATGATGCCGATCCGACGACGCCGCGGATCTTGGAGACGATCGACCAGTTCCGCCAGAACGACAATCGCCAGTTCGATGATGCGCTTGGCGGTCGTGCCTATTATCTCGCTCGTGCAGAGCTCGAAATTCCGCTCGGATCCGGCGTTCGTGAAATGGGCATCCGGCCTTCGCTGTGGGTCGATGTCGGTTCGCTCTTTGCGATCGACACGCCGCAGCTGGACAATTTCCCGAACAGCTTCCAAGCCAGTTCGGGTGGTCGTTTGATCTATCTCGGACCGCTCTACGATCTGGAAACTGGCGACCCAATTGTGGATGCGGACGGAAATCCGCAAATCGGACGGACTTTCGACCAGTTCGACGCGGATGGAAACGCCAACGAAGCCGACCTGGATGCGAACGGTTTCTATCGTGAAGTCCTGTTTGGCGACAGCATCAGTCCGCGCATCACCGCGGGTCTGGGTGTGAACTGGAACTCACCCTTCGGACCGTTCAGGATCGATCTATCACAGACGATTAAGAAACAGCCGGGTGACGATACCAAAACCATTTCCTTCAATGTAGGAACGCAATTCTAA
- the rseP gene encoding RIP metalloprotease RseP, whose protein sequence is MYIIGFPLLLGPLVTLHELGHYLVGRWFGVKAEAFSVGFGKEIAGFTDRQGTRWKLSALPLGGYVQFKGDMNPASIPNPDEIERASAEERDGSFHHAALWKRALIVFAGPATNVLVTLAILVSFFMMFGKPVTVDPSQVNVVTRFAEDSVARDAGMKIGDRLISIDGQTVASFEDIRDQVMMHPGKAVDMRVERGNETVEIPVTIADIREEDRFGNVSRIGRIGIYSSEITTEPVGIVEASKLSVIQTGKLLDMMVTGIKQIVVGDRSVKELGGPVTIGKFAGEQLSLGALAFFNLAALISLNLAFINLLPIPALDGGHLAFYAAEAVRRKPLGPRSTEVAYRAGVAVVLALMVFVTFIDIAKLPFFGD, encoded by the coding sequence ATGTATATCATCGGCTTCCCGCTGTTGCTGGGGCCGCTGGTAACGCTGCACGAACTGGGCCACTATCTGGTGGGCCGCTGGTTTGGAGTGAAGGCGGAAGCGTTTTCGGTCGGTTTCGGCAAGGAAATCGCCGGCTTTACCGACAGGCAAGGCACCCGTTGGAAGTTGAGTGCATTGCCACTGGGCGGATACGTTCAGTTCAAGGGCGATATGAACCCCGCCAGCATTCCCAATCCTGACGAGATCGAGCGCGCCAGTGCAGAAGAACGTGATGGCAGTTTCCATCACGCCGCGCTGTGGAAGCGCGCACTGATCGTTTTTGCAGGACCTGCAACGAACGTGCTGGTCACTCTGGCGATCCTCGTGTCCTTCTTCATGATGTTCGGCAAGCCGGTGACGGTCGATCCGTCGCAGGTGAATGTCGTAACGAGGTTCGCAGAAGATTCCGTCGCCCGCGATGCCGGGATGAAGATCGGCGACCGGTTGATCTCGATCGACGGCCAGACGGTCGCAAGTTTCGAAGATATTCGCGACCAGGTGATGATGCATCCCGGCAAGGCCGTGGACATGCGCGTGGAGCGCGGCAACGAAACAGTCGAAATTCCGGTGACCATAGCGGACATCCGCGAGGAAGACCGCTTCGGCAATGTATCGCGCATCGGGCGGATCGGCATTTATTCGTCGGAAATCACGACCGAACCGGTCGGCATCGTGGAGGCGAGCAAGCTGTCCGTCATCCAGACGGGCAAATTGCTCGACATGATGGTGACGGGCATTAAGCAAATTGTCGTGGGCGATCGCTCCGTCAAGGAGCTCGGCGGACCGGTGACCATCGGCAAATTTGCCGGTGAGCAACTCAGCCTTGGGGCCCTGGCCTTCTTCAATCTGGCTGCACTGATCTCGCTTAACTTGGCATTCATCAACCTCCTGCCAATCCCGGCTCTCGACGGCGGGCACCTGGCATTCTACGCGGCTGAAGCAGTCCGCCGGAAACCGCTGGGCCCCCGTAGTACGGAGGTGGCCTATCGGGCCGGTGTAGCGGTTGTGCTCGCGCTGATGGTTTTCGTCACCTTCATAGATATCGCCAAACTCCCGTTCTTCGGGGATTAG
- the dxr gene encoding 1-deoxy-D-xylulose-5-phosphate reductoisomerase produces the protein MTRSISILGATGSVGASTLDLIRRNRGEWRVEALTAHSNVEELAKLCREFGASAAVIADEAHLGALKDALAGSGVEVSAGKSALCEAASRPVDIVMAAIVGCAGLGPVMAAIEQGTTVALANKEALVSAGEVMTAAVAKHGATLLPVDSEHNAIFQCLQGGKLAEVRSITLTASGGPLRTWSKQQLDAATPAQAIAHPNWDMGAKISVDSATMFNKGLELIEAHHLFPVGLDRIRIVVHPQSVIHSLVEYRDGSTLAQLGPSDMRVPIASCLAYPARMDTPMEPLDLASIGELTFQAPDEERFPATRLAREAAEAGGAAPGTLNAANEVAVAAFLAGNIPFSRIALMVESVLSEAELPSPPRTLEEVLRVDEDARRRANAMLETC, from the coding sequence ATGACGCGCTCGATTTCAATCCTCGGCGCAACCGGATCGGTAGGCGCATCCACGCTTGATCTGATCCGCCGCAATCGCGGCGAATGGCGTGTCGAAGCGCTGACAGCGCATTCCAATGTAGAAGAATTGGCAAAGCTTTGCCGTGAATTCGGGGCCAGTGCCGCAGTTATTGCAGATGAGGCACACCTCGGTGCGCTGAAAGACGCCTTGGCCGGATCGGGCGTCGAGGTTTCTGCCGGGAAGTCGGCGCTGTGTGAAGCGGCCTCGCGTCCGGTCGATATCGTGATGGCGGCCATTGTCGGCTGTGCAGGCCTCGGCCCGGTCATGGCAGCGATCGAACAGGGCACTACTGTGGCGCTCGCCAACAAGGAAGCACTGGTCTCCGCCGGGGAAGTAATGACCGCAGCCGTGGCCAAACATGGCGCCACGCTGCTGCCGGTCGACAGCGAGCACAACGCGATCTTCCAGTGCTTGCAGGGCGGCAAGCTGGCAGAAGTGCGCTCCATCACGCTGACCGCCAGCGGCGGTCCGCTGCGCACCTGGAGCAAGCAGCAGCTCGATGCGGCCACGCCTGCCCAGGCGATTGCCCATCCCAACTGGGACATGGGCGCAAAAATTAGCGTCGACAGCGCGACCATGTTTAACAAGGGCCTCGAGCTGATCGAGGCGCATCATCTTTTCCCGGTCGGCCTCGACCGCATCCGTATCGTGGTCCACCCGCAGAGTGTCATCCATTCCCTGGTCGAATACCGCGACGGCTCGACCCTGGCTCAGCTTGGTCCGTCGGACATGCGAGTTCCGATTGCGTCATGTCTCGCCTATCCGGCGCGCATGGACACTCCGATGGAGCCGCTCGACCTCGCATCGATTGGTGAATTGACCTTCCAGGCGCCCGACGAAGAACGCTTCCCAGCAACCCGGCTGGCCCGTGAAGCGGCAGAAGCGGGCGGAGCGGCTCCGGGAACGCTCAATGCCGCGAACGAGGTGGCAGTGGCCGCATTCCTTGCAGGCAACATCCCGTTCAGCCGCATTGCCCTAATGGTGGAAAGCGTCCTTTCAGAAGCTGAACTTCCGTCGCCGCCGCGGACCCTCGAAGAGGTCCTGCGCGTTGATGAGGACGCACGTAGGCGCGCAAACGCCATGCTGGAGACTTGCTGA
- a CDS encoding phosphatidate cytidylyltransferase translates to MKKNADLPVRIVSAIVMIAIAAAALVAGDPWLDWLIAAVVLGTLVEFILLVVKATQNVSYRLAGILAGVVYIGLAGLILARFPVPMVVGIIGTVIAVDTFAYFFGRTIGGPKIAPRISPSKTWAGLLGGIVGASLWIAAFIFFAARQISGPSTMGFDISEIGTIALMGVVLAVAAQAGDFLESWLKRKAGVKDSSKLIPGHGGLFDRIDGMIPVVLIAGAVLGAPA, encoded by the coding sequence GTGAAGAAAAATGCCGACCTGCCGGTCAGGATCGTATCGGCCATCGTGATGATCGCGATTGCGGCTGCGGCGCTGGTGGCTGGCGATCCGTGGCTCGACTGGTTGATCGCCGCGGTCGTGCTGGGGACGCTGGTGGAGTTCATCCTGCTGGTGGTGAAGGCGACGCAGAACGTCTCCTACCGGCTGGCAGGGATACTGGCCGGAGTGGTTTATATCGGGCTTGCGGGGCTGATATTGGCCCGGTTCCCGGTCCCGATGGTCGTCGGCATCATCGGCACCGTAATCGCGGTCGATACATTCGCGTATTTCTTCGGTCGGACCATCGGCGGACCCAAGATCGCGCCGAGAATCAGCCCATCGAAAACGTGGGCAGGGCTGCTTGGCGGTATCGTCGGTGCCAGCCTCTGGATCGCGGCATTCATCTTCTTTGCGGCGCGCCAGATTAGCGGCCCGTCGACCATGGGGTTCGATATCAGCGAGATCGGGACCATCGCACTGATGGGCGTCGTTCTTGCAGTGGCCGCCCAAGCGGGTGATTTTCTTGAAAGCTGGCTCAAGCGCAAAGCGGGCGTGAAAGACAGCTCGAAGCTTATTCCGGGCCACGGCGGCCTTTTCGACCGGATTGACGGTATGATCCCAGTGGTCCTGATTGCCGGCGCTGTCCTGGGCGCCCCTGCATGA
- the uppS gene encoding polyprenyl diphosphate synthase: MATSPDRIARHVAIIMDGNGRWAKRKHLPRVMGHRKGVEAVRELVRSLKDTEIECLTLYAFSSENWKRPEEEVDDLMNLMRKFIKSDLPEFIANDVRLHIIGDWQSLAPDIVEMLEDALAKTASGSRTLAVALNYGAQAELVHAARAAAQGGEISEESIAANLYTADLPPLDLLIRTSGEVRLSNFLLWQAAYAEMLFTDVLWPDFTPEMLMDALDQFAGRERRFGGR; encoded by the coding sequence ATGGCTACTTCGCCTGACAGGATTGCCCGCCATGTCGCCATTATCATGGACGGCAATGGCCGCTGGGCAAAGCGCAAGCACCTGCCGCGCGTCATGGGGCACCGCAAAGGCGTCGAGGCCGTGCGCGAGCTGGTGCGCAGCCTCAAGGACACCGAGATCGAGTGCCTGACGCTCTATGCGTTCAGCAGCGAGAACTGGAAACGGCCTGAAGAAGAGGTCGATGACCTGATGAACCTCATGCGCAAGTTCATCAAATCGGACTTGCCAGAATTCATCGCCAATGACGTTCGCCTGCACATTATCGGCGATTGGCAATCGCTTGCGCCGGATATCGTCGAAATGCTCGAAGATGCGCTGGCCAAGACGGCAAGCGGCTCACGCACTCTGGCCGTGGCGCTGAATTACGGCGCGCAAGCCGAACTGGTGCACGCCGCGCGTGCAGCCGCGCAAGGCGGAGAGATCAGCGAAGAGAGCATCGCAGCCAATCTCTACACCGCCGATCTTCCCCCGCTCGACCTGCTTATCCGCACCAGCGGAGAGGTGCGGCTGTCGAATTTCCTCTTGTGGCAGGCGGCATATGCGGAAATGCTGTTTACCGACGTGTTGTGGCCCGACTTCACGCCCGAGATGCTGATGGACGCGCTCGACCAGTTTGCGGGACGGGAGAGACGATTTGGCGGACGGTGA
- the frr gene encoding ribosome recycling factor produces the protein MAKYDKADIERRMHGAVESLKGDLSGLRTGRANTSLLDPVVCEVYGSMMPLSQVATVSAPEPRMLSVQVWDKANVSAVEKGISKANLGLNPMTDGQTVRLPMPDLTEDRRKDLAKLAGEYGEKAKIAIRNVRRDGMEALKEDEKKKEISEDDRKRSEDEVQKLTDKHVSDTDEVVAKKVQEIMTQ, from the coding sequence ATGGCCAAATATGACAAAGCCGATATCGAACGCCGCATGCACGGCGCGGTCGAAAGTCTGAAGGGCGACCTTTCGGGTCTGCGCACAGGCCGGGCAAATACCAGCCTGCTCGATCCCGTCGTGTGCGAAGTCTACGGCTCGATGATGCCGCTAAGCCAGGTGGCAACCGTTTCCGCTCCGGAACCGCGGATGCTCAGCGTCCAGGTCTGGGACAAGGCCAATGTCAGTGCGGTCGAGAAGGGCATTTCCAAGGCCAATCTCGGCCTTAATCCGATGACCGACGGCCAGACCGTGCGCCTGCCGATGCCCGACCTTACCGAAGATCGCCGCAAGGACCTTGCCAAGCTGGCCGGGGAATATGGCGAGAAGGCGAAGATCGCGATCCGCAACGTGCGCCGCGACGGCATGGAAGCGCTGAAGGAAGACGAGAAGAAAAAGGAAATTTCGGAAGACGATCGCAAGCGCTCCGAGGACGAAGTCCAGAAGCTGACCGACAAGCACGTTTCCGATACCGATGAAGTGGTGGCCAAAAAAGTACAGGAAATCATGACGCAGTAA